The Oreochromis niloticus isolate F11D_XX linkage group LG4, O_niloticus_UMD_NMBU, whole genome shotgun sequence DNA segment tgtgtttttttttcttttcgccTGACAAACTAGAGTGTTGTATTTTGGaggatgtgagtgtgtgtggtagCAGTCAAGTGGATCATGCCACCACACAAACAACTGGAGGAAGAggactttttaatttttcttgagcacacacacaaacactccagTCTGTGGAGATAAAGGAGGAATTAATCTCTCTGATAATGTTGCTTTCCGGCTTCCACATCATAGTGGGAGAGTACAGAAAAGCAAAGGAGATGGACTGTATACATTTTATAGATTATATGCCATTACaaatataaagatttaaaaactatGCAAAGACTGGAAATCTGTTAATATATTGCATCTATTGTACACAGCAGTACAGTGAAGGGTTATTGTTTTGATGTGAAGTATTCAATAGGGGACTGGAGTGTACAGGCAACCTGGGAGCCACAACTGTTGTTACCTGGGAGAACAGAGAGTTTTTTCCATTAATTGCCTCCCTGGAGTTATGTTCTGCAGTCACACTGCTTATGGTGCCCAGTGTCATAGTGTGAAAACGGTGATAAGAGAAGCGAGAGAGCGTGACACACCACTGTCTTTCAGGGGGTGTTGAAACACTCATCTCACCCTTCCATCAGGAAGTATTTGACCAAGACTCAAGTTCCTGGTGTTCCCATTGAGGTTTTGTAGACATGTGACTACTAACCATGCGGCATTAACTTCAACATTTTGGACCTGTGACAAAGCAATGTCAAGGTAATAATGCATTTGTTAACCACTGGTCATGAGAGAAACATGGGTATTCCCCAAGCGGTTGCAAGAAGTTGCTGGATGGTTGGTTGGTAGAAGTCACTGGGAAAATGGCTGCTAAAGGCTGAGTCACACAGCCCTACAGACTGGTCAGTAAACCCCTGGCAACCATctgttgctagggaaaaatccATATTCGCCACCTGGTTAGCAAAAACGTACTTGTTATAACTGCTTTGATCGTTTGTGCGGTTGTAATTTGAATGGAGGTGGTGGATTTGTCTGCAAACAGCAGCCAGCTACTCTCTGAGCTCTAGTGAAATTatgaaaagtgcaacacaaactggAACTGTAGACCAtttaccttcaaagtaaaagctgtgccTTATGCAACATGCAGCACTTGTTTGCATTGCTGTTTTTCAGGTTTTACTACCCCTTGGCTAGTAGTCgcagacaaacatgaaaaactacagGCAACTGTGGCAATCTGTTAGCAACTAGCAACCAAATCAATTACTAGGACGTGTCTGGTAAAGTAACTTATTTGCAACCAATTTCACCCACCGAGAGCCAGCAGCCTTCAGAATCCTCTGTCAACCAGCTGAAGTACACATTTTATCCTAGCAATTGCTGGTTGTGTCACATCCAACAGGACAGACTACTTTCAAGCAATGGGCACATGATGTCACGTTAGAAACCTCAATAGAAAGGGGAATGTGGGAGCTGTGGAAGATTACCAAAATACCCCAACATCACCATAGCAGCAACAACAGGCAGTCAAgcatacacacataaacacacgtACATAAAGAAACACAGGGCCAAAGGGGATCTGAGAAAATATGtgaatcagaaataaaagagcgCAAGAAACAGTGAAAGAAGGTTTAAACAATTGTAAACAGGCAGTTCAAATcattaaattaacaaaaatattttccatGAACTTTGTTAGTCATGCATGTACTATTATATTATCATTTCCAACTAGTGTGTAATCATTTACTACTACACTACTAATCCTATGAAAAGCAGAATTgttttcagttgtgttttgCTGCTTAGCTTTGATTGAGGGGCAAAGAGAAACAGCATGCTGTCTTGTCTGGTTGTCCAGCTAATTGTAACAGCATGTTAATGAGACACTAGATTACCCTTATAGCCTTTGACCCTCTGTGGCTACATCACTTCCCTGAAGAAGGCCTGGAAATAATCAGACCTGAACAGATCTTCCCTCGTAGAACCACTTGCTCAGTCTGCTTTCAGTCATATTCCCAATACCCCAGTTAATGTTCATGTCCATCTGGCTGATTTTGCAAATAGCTCATGAAGAGCAAACCAGAGGAGAGACCAACTGtctttcagtctgtttttttaaaaatagactAGAGTGGTAGCTGTAATTTTCTGTCACATGAGGTGAAAGGACCGTGCTCGTCAAAATAAAGTGCATGACATTTGGGTTGAAATGTGAGCTCTTGATTATGGCCTCCAGATTTATCTCCCGCTTCTCCTATGATGGATGGGGCTGAATGATCTACTGGAGGAAATGAACGCAAGACAAATAAGGATCTAAGGACAGAATCAACTCTTTGGCCCGTTTATCTACTATGTGAAGTGGTTGATGAGCCCATATTactctgtaaaaaaaatttgGAGCTACAAACTGACCAAACAGCACTGTCTTACCCTTACAGTCTTGGCACGGGTCCATGCATTTCCATGTGCCTGTGGCTCTTGGCACTAACTCTCACAGAAATTGCATGCAAGTGTATCTCAAGGGGAATAACACAAATACTAGCTTTATTTTAACGCATTGCAAGCAACCTTTTTGACCTGGGTGGTCCAGGCATGATTGGGCTAAAGCACACCATCTGGTAAGATCAGTGATCACTGACTAAACTTATCCAGAAGGTATTCTCAGAAGCACTGAAGAATTAAAGATTTTGACATTATGATATTGAGTGCTTATGTGTAGGACAATGAGATAGAGGTCATAAAACAAGGGCACAAGTGGAGTAATGATCATGTCATTTCTTCAGCTCTGCCTAAAATGGTGCTCATTAATCGTGATGAGTTGCTATGCATCATCTGCTTCTGGCTGTCAGGTGGAAGATGGATAATCCGGAGGTGTTTCACTGTGGCTAAAGTTGGACCACGCTTTGGGGAGATTTATCAGGCCTGTACAAGCAGTCACTGTCTTGGGTGTTAAGGGGATGCCCTGAGGGTGGCTGCCCTTTCTGGctttccaaaaaacaaaacaaaaaaaagatgaagacaCAAGAGACAAGGTCAAATTAAGTGGCTTTGGTTACATTTATCTTCTATTGGAGGTTAAACAAACCATAGCTACCGATATTGCTCTGTAGTAATGGAAATGCCCTTTTGAAAGAGTCTCAAAGGTGTTGTGTTTAGAGTCTTTAACAGTAATTTGTGGCTTGGTTTAGGTTTTTAATGTACTGTTTGTGCTATGCATTATTCAGCAAGCCTGTTTTCCAAGTTTTAAACCAGGCCATGTGCATTCAGGCTATCTAGCTAACCACAGCTCTGTGTGGAAATAGGACAGTGCTGTGTACTCTCACCAGTTAGACTAACAGAcctaaaagctgaaaatgttcagGCATGTCATTGCAGGTGGTGTTTGCAAGTTGCATTTTACTTGTAAGTTTTACTTTACTTTGCaagctttattttaaaacttaCAAAAATTTAGCCCGGGGCTGTGTAGAGCGATGTCTCCTTTTCAAATTATTCTGCACCAATATTCTAAAAGTCTCACTGCAGTCTGTCATTCTCTCAGATTCTATATTGTACAAAAGAAGATTGAAAACAGATTAACTTCTGGGGTTTTCCTATGAGAGAAATCATACCATCGTACCGTCCAGCATTGTGTCTcatctcttaaaatgtttatttgaaaTAGTTATTACTAAATCAGAATTAATATGTGATTTAGAGTTATTAATGTGTGATGGATATTTAGTAATAACTTATTAGAATTTAATAGTTTgtcatatttaaattattagcAGATGGAAgtggtgctgttgttgttgtctgtcTTTACCTTTTAGCAGCTATAGTATGGGATTTTCCTTCATTTAATTCAGTGTGGATTTACATATctacatatagatatatttaACTATAGACATAATGCTAtctttttgtttcctttctgcTTTTGAATTCACATATAATATCTAACATGAAACATTTTCTCTCATCCAACTCTTCCCTACCCCATTTTGTTCCCAGGATGGTTCCAAACAGAGGCAGGTGAGGAAGAAAACGGTATCCTTCAGCTCGATGCCGAGCGACCGCAAGATCAACAGCACAGCTGCTTGCATGGCCTTCATGATGGAGGGTTGTGAAATGAAGAAGGTGCGCTCCAACTCGCGTATGTACAACCGCTACTTCCTGCTGGATCCGGACATGCACTGGTTGCGTTGGGAGCCATCCAAGAAAGATTCAGAGAAGGCTAAACTGGAAATCAAGAGCATTAAGGAGGTCcgtttggggaaaaaaactccTGTTCTCCGCAGCAATGGCCTCTCTGATCAGTTTCCTGATGAATGCGCTTTCTCGATCATCTATGGGGATAACTACGAGTCCTTAGACTTAGTGGCTAGCACAGCAGATGTTGTCAGCACCTGGGTGATGGGCCTGAGGTATCTGGTGTCTTATGGCCGCCACACTGTGGATATGGTGGAACCGAGTCAGCAAAGTCTACGAACATCTTGGATTGGATCAGTGTTTGAGCTAGCGGATGTGGAAAAGGAAGGACACATAGACCTATTCAGAGCCACCCAGATAATTAAGGGGCTCAACCCTGGAATGAAAGAGTCTAGGATACAACTGAAATTCAAAGAACTCCAGAAAGCTAAAGACCAGTACGGAGAGGCAATTAACTTGGACACTTTTGTTGAGGCCTACTGTGAGCTATGCACACGGCCAGAGATTTTCTTCCTGCTGGTGCAGTTCTCCAGTAACAAGGAATATCTTGACAGCAAAGATCTGATGCTTTTTGTAGAGGTAGAGCAGGGTGTGGAAGGAGTAACAGAGGACATGTGCAGGGATATTGTTCAGAAATTTGAGCCATCTGCTGAAGGCAGGGAGAGAGGCTACCTCTCCATTGACGGTTTTACACACTACCTCCTGTCCTCAGAATGCCACATTTTTGACCCCCAGCACAAACGTGTATGCCAGGATATGACGCAACCTCTTTCCCATTACTACATCAACTCCTCGCATAATGCTTCCCTTCTGGAGGACCATTTCTGGGGTTCGTCAGACATCAGCAGCTACATCCGAGCTCTGAGGATGGGGTGTCGCAGCATTGAAGTAGTTGTATGGGATGGCCCTGATAATGAACCAGTAGTGTATGTGGGCAGTTCGGTAGCCTCACAGCTAGCTTTCTCTAAAGTTCTGGACATTATTAACCAATATGCTTTTGAGAGCTCTGAGTACCCCCTTATTCTCTGCTTAGTGACCCACTGTTGCATTCCCCAGCAGAGGGTCATGGCACAGCACACGAAGAAGATTCTCGGGGACAAGCTGTATATTGACTCACCCAACAAGGAGGAAAACTACCTACCCTCTCCTGAGAAACTCAAAGGTAAAATCCTCCTTAAAGGCAAGAAGCTGCCACCCAGCTGTACTGATGCTGAAGGGGATGTGACAGATGAGGAGGAGGGTCTGGAAATGTCCCAAAGAGTGGGAACTGATGAGAAAGACCAGCTGAATGGCTTGGGCTGTAAGACATTCAGGCTGTGCAGAGAGCTGTCTGATCTTGTATCTCTCTGCAAGTCAGTCCAGTTCAGGGACTTTGAGTTCTCTAAGAGGGAACAAAAGTACTGGGAAATATGTTCCTTCAATGAGGTAGATGCAAACAAGTTTGCTAATGAGTTTCCAGAAGAATTTGTCTGCTATAACAAGCGCTTCCTCTCCAGGGTATATCCCACTCCCATGAGGATTGATGCTAGCAACATGAACCCCCAGGATTTCTGGAAATGTGGCTGCCAGATTGTGGCCATGAACTATCAGACTCCAGGCCTGATGATGGATCTCAACCTAGGGTGGTTCAGGCAGAATGGCAACTGTGGGTATGTTTTACGGCCAGCCATTATGAGGGCGGAGGTGTCCTACTTTAGTGCCAATGCTCGGGACTCCCTTCCAGGAGTGTCTGCACAGCTTCTTCACATCAAAGTCATCAGTGGGCAGAATCTTCCCAAGCCTCGTGGTTCTGCTGCTAAAGGGGATGTGGTGGAGCCCTACATATATGTGGAGATACATGGCATACCAGCTGACTGTGCTGAGCAAAGAACCAAGACTGTGTCTCAGAATGGTGACAACCCTATTTTTGATGAGAGTTTTGAATTCCAGATTAATTTACCTGAACTTGCAGTACTGCGTTTTGTGGTTCTAGACGATGACTACATCGGAGATGAGTTCATTGGCCAGTACACCATCCCATTTGAGTGCCTACAGCCAGGCTATAGGCATGTCCCTCTGCAGTCTCTTACAGGAGAGTTCTTACCCAACACGACCTTGTTTGTTCACGTGGCCATCACTAACAGACGTGGTGGAGGAAAGGGTCATAAGAGGGGTATATCTGTCAGGAAGAGTAGGAAGGCCCGGGAGTACACCACAACCAAGACCACAGGAATCAAAGTAGTGGATGAGCTCTTCAGAGCTTCCACCCAGCCTCTCAGGGAGGCCACAGACCTCAGAGAAAATGTGCAGGTAAGGAACTACATACTAAGAAAATATTAAGTTACAGTTCAGAAACTGGCTTCTCAGTCTATAGATGGTTGGGGTGG contains these protein-coding regions:
- the plcl5 gene encoding inactive phospholipase C-like protein 2, translated to MAGVHASDGVSGHLLDPAISAPPAQGATNAAGITGDAAALPLTGTRTYLEVSAAAQGYGAEGVYTNGRYRDHGSPRIGSGSRDNSAERSQGAGNTPCGIMKDGSKQRQVRKKTVSFSSMPSDRKINSTAACMAFMMEGCEMKKVRSNSRMYNRYFLLDPDMHWLRWEPSKKDSEKAKLEIKSIKEVRLGKKTPVLRSNGLSDQFPDECAFSIIYGDNYESLDLVASTADVVSTWVMGLRYLVSYGRHTVDMVEPSQQSLRTSWIGSVFELADVEKEGHIDLFRATQIIKGLNPGMKESRIQLKFKELQKAKDQYGEAINLDTFVEAYCELCTRPEIFFLLVQFSSNKEYLDSKDLMLFVEVEQGVEGVTEDMCRDIVQKFEPSAEGRERGYLSIDGFTHYLLSSECHIFDPQHKRVCQDMTQPLSHYYINSSHNASLLEDHFWGSSDISSYIRALRMGCRSIEVVVWDGPDNEPVVYVGSSVASQLAFSKVLDIINQYAFESSEYPLILCLVTHCCIPQQRVMAQHTKKILGDKLYIDSPNKEENYLPSPEKLKGKILLKGKKLPPSCTDAEGDVTDEEEGLEMSQRVGTDEKDQLNGLGCKTFRLCRELSDLVSLCKSVQFRDFEFSKREQKYWEICSFNEVDANKFANEFPEEFVCYNKRFLSRVYPTPMRIDASNMNPQDFWKCGCQIVAMNYQTPGLMMDLNLGWFRQNGNCGYVLRPAIMRAEVSYFSANARDSLPGVSAQLLHIKVISGQNLPKPRGSAAKGDVVEPYIYVEIHGIPADCAEQRTKTVSQNGDNPIFDESFEFQINLPELAVLRFVVLDDDYIGDEFIGQYTIPFECLQPGYRHVPLQSLTGEFLPNTTLFVHVAITNRRGGGKGHKRGISVRKSRKAREYTTTKTTGIKVVDELFRASTQPLREATDLRENVQNAMVSFKELCGLTPAANMKQCILTVSTWLMNSERSLRVTVDLSETYPTMEAQGVVPELLRKVLNAYDMLIQTSKTLIESADVVYSKLTQAQRAGLDFHEDLHRIGAKEGLKGRKLQKAMESYAWNITVLKGQADLLKHAKSEALDTLRQIHCAAQSCGLSKNGAASPQLQHHPHHQPQQTQQQPQAKTHPTPPLLCQPQNQLQSQTAPQAYLHPHPQQYPQLHPQLSAPPLAPPVPKPPAYPQPPPLPQHQFQFQNQQQRAAVPLDTIPEKEKETVSDSPAGSC